In Megalobrama amblycephala isolate DHTTF-2021 linkage group LG10, ASM1881202v1, whole genome shotgun sequence, one DNA window encodes the following:
- the sfxn4 gene encoding sideroflexin-4, giving the protein MDPNLQYWQNNGQSFLSRLRLWFNILDPRLVLSSQAEIEEARTLLQKEGNTQRNEKVANAWLLSLSSVHADTGAVISPVFRPQGFLPISAPLVVASLIPHKGIKPALFWQFLLQSYCAGFNHSNRNATATKDNKTSMKQSLLIVGTVSYSTFAGALPPIILQRFRLFSAVTETICRSLLPIPLSACLAAFSVMVVRSEESENGIQVFDSNGNAVGVSKEAGSKAIKETALSRAALFGTTAAVPSFLLALLKRAKFVQRNPMIIAPVRHVSTAIIFGLMIPVSFSVFPQFGKIKRENLEEEFQSLESNGELCYHRGL; this is encoded by the exons ATGGACCCCAACTTACAGTACTGGCAAAACAATGGACAG TCTTTTCTGAGCAGACTGCGTCTCTGGTTCAACATCCTCGACCCCCGTTTAGTGTTGTCATCACAG GCTGAAATTGAGGAAGCCCGGACACTTCTTCAGAAAGAGGGAAATACACAGAGAAATGAAAAA GTTGCTAATGCCTGGTTACTGTCTCTT TCTTCTGTCCATGCTGATACTGGAGCCGTAATCTCACCAGTGTTTCGTCCTCAAG gTTTTCTACCTATATCTGCTCCCTTG GTTGTTGCAAGTTTAATACCTCACAAAGGCATTAAACCTGCTTTGTTTTGGCAA TTTTTGCTTCAGTCATACTGTGCAGGATTCAACCATTCTAACAGAAATGCAACAGCAACTAAG GATAACAAAACATCAATGAAGCAGTCACTTCTTATTGTTGGAACAGTTTCCTACTCAACATTTGCAGGG GCTCTTCCACCGATTATACTCCAGCGTTTTAGACTCTTCAGTGCTGTGACTGAGACCATCTGTAGATCCTTGTTACCTATTCCTCTCTCAG CCTGTCTAGCTGCTTTCAGTGTAATGGTGGTGAGAAGCGAAGAGTCTGAGAACGGAATACAAGTGTTTGATTCTAACGGGAATGCTGTTGGAGTTTCAAAGGAAGCTGGTTCCAAG GCCATAAAGGAAACAGCCCTCTCAAGAGCTGCTCTCTTTGGCACCACTGCAGCTGTTCCCAGTTTTCTGCTGGCTCTTCTTAAAAG GGCAAAGTTTGTCCAAAGAAACCCAATGATAATCGCTCCTGTTCGGCATGTCAGTACTGCCATTATTTTTGGCCTGATGATTCCGGTGTCCTTCAGTGTTTTTCCACAGTTTGGCAAG ATAAAGAGGGAGAATTTAGAAGAGGAGTTTCAGTCACTTGAAAGTAATGGGGAACTGTGTTACCACAGAGGACTGTAA
- the prdx3 gene encoding thioredoxin-dependent peroxide reductase, mitochondrial codes for MAATIGRLLGTSARRVAVNGLKALVPHNGPSVIRAPQSLACIAAQKACFSISTARWAPAVTQQAPHFKGTAVLNGEFKEISLEDFKGKYLVLFFYPLDFTFVCPTEIIAFSDKANEFRDVNCQVVGVSVDSHFTHLAWTNTPRKSGGLGKIHIPLLADLTKQVSRDYGVLLEGPGIALRGLFIIDPNGVIRHMSVNDLPVGRSVEETLRLVKAFQFVETHGEVCPASWTPKSPTIKPTPDGSKEYFEKVN; via the exons ATGGCAGCCACCATCGGGAGACTTCTCGGGACTTCT GCAAGAAGAGTTGCAGTTAATGGACTGAAGGCCTTGGTCCCTCACAATGGACCATCAGTGATCAGGGCCCCACAATCCCTTGCCTGCATTGCTGCACAAAAAGCTTGCTTCTCAATCA GCACTGCTAGATGGGCCCCAGCAGTCACTCAACAGGCCCCACATTTCAAAGGCACTGCTGTTCTCAATGGAGAGTTCAAGGAGATCAGCCTAGAAGATTTCAAGGGCAAATACCTGGTCCTTTTCTTTTACCCACTAGATTT CACTTTTGTTTGCCCCACAGAGATCATCGCCTTCAGTGACAAGGCCAATGAGTTTCGTGATGTAAACTGTCAAGTTGTTGGTGTGTCTGTGGACTCTCACTTTACCCACCTGGCCTGGACCAACACCCCGAGAAAG AGTGGAGGATTAGGGAAAATCCACATTCCCCTGTTGGCTGATCTTACAAAGCAGGTGTCCAGAGACTATGGGGTCCTGCTGGAGGGTCCTGGAATTGCTCTAAG GGGTCTTTTCATTATTGATCCTAATGGAGTGATCCGACACATGAGCGTAAACGACCTGCCGGTTGGACGCTCTGTTGAGGAAACCCTCCGTCTGGTCAAGGCTTTCCAGTTTGTGGAAACCCATGGTGAAGTCTGTCCTGCCAGCTGGACCCCAAAGTCACCCACG attAAACCGACTCCAGATGGCTCGAAGGAATACTTTGAGAAGGTCAACTGA